The DNA region GCCACGACGATCCGGTGATGATCGCGTGGACTCAGGAGTTCGACCTGCCCAACGAGAGTCACCGAACCCGCCGGACGCTTCTCGCCGCTGTGGGAGCAGAACCGTACGAGTCCCGGATCGTGCGCCCGCACGAGCGCACTCACGCAGGCCCCAAGGAGGAGCGTCTGCGTCTGATGACCGCCACCAAAGTGCAACTGTCCCCGGTGTTCGGCCTGTATCCCGACCCGGACGGCGTGGCGTGGGCGGCGGCGGCCGTGGACGGGCCGCCCGAAGCCGAGATCACGGATGACGAGGGCACGGTTCACCGCCTCTGGACCATCACCGACCCGGAGCGGCTCGCACGGATCGAGCACGTGCTGACGGGCTGCTGGATCCTCATCGCAGATGGCCATCACCGGTACGAGACGGCGCTCAAGTACCGCGAGGACCGCCGGGCGGAAGATGGCGACGGGGACGACGAGCGTGCGTACGACAGCGTGCTGATGGGCCTCACCTCGCTACACGACGACGGACTGGTGGTGCTGCCCACCCACCGCGTGCTGGCCACCTGGCCGGAGGGCGCGGAGACCTATTTTGACGTGACACCGCTCGCCGATGACCTCAACGCCCTACAGACGGCGCTCGACGCCACGCCCGCCGAGCACGTGGCCGCCGGGCTGGTGCTGCCTGACCGCGCCCTGCTGCTCACCACTCCACGTGAGGGCGAATCGGCCGCGGAGCGCCTCGACCTCGCGATCCTCGAGCGCATGTTGCTCATCCCGGCGTTCGGGGGCGACCAAGCGCACCTCGCGCACGAGGGCCTCCTCACCTACACCAAGGACTCCCGTGACGCGTGGGACCAGGTGCGCTCCGGCGCCGCCGCGGCTGCGCTGATCGTCCGCCCCATCCCCACCGATCAGGTGGCCGCCGTGGCGGAGGAGGGCGGCATCATGCCCCAGAAGTCCACCTACTTCTTCCCCAAACTCCTCACGGGCATTGCCTTCCAGCCGCTGGCCGACTGACCCCGGCGACGCCGCCTGGGTGGACGTCCTCACCCGGGCGGTTGACCGGGCGAGTGAGGTCGTTGCCACAATCCCGCCCGGTGAGCGCGGCAGGGAAGTCGGCCGGGGCCGGGGTGGCGACACAACTCTGGTGATCGACCGCGACTCCGAGGCGGCGATTGTCGTGGTGCTCGAGGAGGCCCATCGGGCGGGAATGCGGTTCGACCTTGTGTCGGAGGAACTCGGTACCCGGTCGTTCGACGGGGACGGCACGGTGGTCGTGGTCGATCCCATCGACGGCAGCCGCAACGCGCGCCGCGGGCTGCCCGAGTTCGCCATCTCCATCGCCGTGGCCGACGGCCCGCGCCTCGTGGATGTGCGGGTGGGCCTGCTGCGTCACGTGGGCACCGGCGAGACGGTGGTGGCGGTACGCGGCGAGGGCGTGCGCGTGGACGGGCAGGTGCCAACCCTCCGCGGCCATCCGGGCCTCTGGTTGGTGGTCGTGGAAGGAGCGTCGCCCCGCCGCATGGCGGCGGCGATGCCCCACCTTGCGCACGTCAGCCGCATTCGAAGCCTCGGATCGCTCGCGCTCTCCATTCAGCACGTGGGACTCGGACGCCTCGATGCCCTCGCCGTGTTGCGTCCGACCCGTGTGGTGGACATCGCGGCCGCCGTGCTCATCGCGCAGGAGTGTGGGGCGATCGTGGCGGACGAGCATGGCCGCCCGCTGGACGGAGTCATCGACATGGACTGGCGTGGCGCGATGGTCGTGGCGCGGGCCGCCGATGACGTGCCCGCGCTCACCGCGGCGGTACGGGCCGCACTTGACGCCGGCCGACGGTAGGCCATGGCGGACGCCGACCCCGACGAGATCACCGAGGAGGACGTGCGGGCCGTCTACGACGTGCAGGCGCGCCTCACCCGTACGGTGGGCCGCGACATGCTCGTGTTTGCCGTCGTCTGGTTCCCGGCCCTGCTCATCGTGCCCGCGGTCTTCCACGCCGGGGCCCTGTGGTCGCTCCTCGTCGCCACCTCCGCAGCGGTCGCCGTCACAGTCGTCCTCGAACGTTTTTGGCTGAGGCCGAGGGCGACGGCGAGGGCAGACCGGGGACACATACCGCCACCGCCCATCGACGCACTCTCCGGCGTGCGACGGGTGTGGCGCCGCATCACCGATCTCATCCCGAGGTAGTCGATCCCGCGATACGCTGTCGGCGTGCAGATGTCCGCTCAGAGCGAACAGTCAATCGGACTCCTCATCGGGGAGGCACTGCGTGCCCGGCGTGAAGAGTCCGGACTGTCCCTGCGTGCGGCGGCCGAGCGCGCGAACATGAGCCCGGCGCACCTCTCGGAGGTCGAGCGCGGGATCAAGGAACCATCCCTCGGGGCGCTCCAGCGTATCGCCGACGTCGTCGGCGGCGGGGCCGGCGAGATTTTCCTCGATCTGGCGATCGCACTCGGCGCGGCACCCGCCCGTCCAGCACGTCACCCACTCGGATTCGCACCCGATCCGCGAGAGGAGATCGCCTGGGCACTGGAGCGCCTGCACCAACAGGACCTCCGCACCGTCGCCGCCTTCGGCGCGTTTCTCGCGGCCCAGACCAACACCCACACAGGAGGCACCACCACATGAGCCCGCTCATCCCGATGGTCATCGAGCAAACCGCCCGTGGCGAGCGCTCGTTCGACATCTACTCGCGCCTGCTCAACGAGCGCATCATCTTCCTCGGAACGCCCATCGACGATCAGATCGCCAACCTCATCGTGGCCCAGTTGCTGCACCTCGAGAGCGAGGACGCCGACAAGGACATCTCGATCTACATCAACTCGCCGGGTGGCTCGGTGTACGCCGGCCTCGCGATCTACGACACCATGAACTTCATCAAGCCCGACGTACAGACCATCTGCTGCGGTATTGCGATGAGCATGGGTGCCCTGCTACTTGCGGGGGGCACGAAGGGCAAGCGCATGGCACTGCCCAACAGCCGTATCCTCATCCACCAGGTCCTGTCGGGCTTCAGTGGCCAAGCAACGGACATCGAGATCCACGCGCGCGAGACCCTCAACCTCCGGGCCCAGCTCGATCAGATCCTCGCCAAGCACACTGGCAAGACCGAGGAGCAGATCCACACGGACTCCGAGCGCGACCGCTTCTTCACGGCTCTGGAGGCCACCGACTACGGGCTCGTGGATCGGGTGATCGAGAGCCACTAACACTAACGCCGGCAGAGGCTCCACACGTCGTCGGCTGATCGCAGCCAGTCCTGCGGGACCTCGGGGCGTCCGGCCCGAGGTGTCGTTGTGTCACCAGTGCCCACCTACCCGGGTGGTGGCCCTGCTCCACGCCGCCGCCTAACACCGACGAGCCGGTTCCACCGCATCAGGCGACGTGACAAGTCGTCCCAACACCAAATCCCTTCCTCGGTCTTGGCCCACGACAATCACGGTTGTCGACTGCATGGGGGAAGTACCGTGGTGGACCAGCATGCGAACACGTGCTTGGCGTCGTCACCGCCTGATCGAATGGTCCTCGTGGGCCCCACCACCTCCAGGTAGCGGGGCCCACGTCGTTGCGGGCAGCGGGAATGGCGGCGATGTAATGTGCGTGGGAGCCGGTCTCGACTTAATGGGGATGAGATGCGTACGTTCCGCAGTGGCGTCGTCGCATTCTTGGGAGTGCTGCTCACGGTTGCCGCGGGTACATCCGGCGTCGGGGTCGGCTCCACGCCAGCGACCCCGGCGAGCGCGCAGCGCGACCAGCCGCGTGGTGTGACGGGGGTGGTGAGCGTGTCGGTGGGGCGCGTCCGCCTCCGTGACACGCCACCCCTCGTGAGCCCGGCCTTCCTCGCGGCCCAGGGCAGAAAGATCACGAAGGCAAATCCGCGTGCCCGCCTCGGTGGCCCGGCCCCGGTGGCATACGATCCGGGCCCGCCGACCCTGCTGCCCGGTTCGCCAGTCCAGCCCGACCCGACTCCCGGGCGTCCCTCCGTACCCTCGATTGTCGTCGGCGAGGAGGGTGGTCAGGTGCGGCCGACGTCGCGTCGCGGCCAACGCCCGAACGCCGCTGGCGACTTCCGGGTATTCCGGCGCACGGCCGTCATCAGCGGGGTGGGGGTCACCCCGGCGGGAACGGTGGTCAGCACCTCGTCAACCAATGAACCAACGATCGCGAATGACCGCGACGGCATTCTGTTCACCGGCAACTGGTATGCCGCGTGGTCCGAGGATGCGGGCATCTCTTGGAAGTACATCGACCCAGCCACGGACATCAGTACTCAAGCCGGTGGCTTCTGCTGCGACCAGGTCGTGGTATCGGTGCCGCGCGACGGCTACAACATGCTGCTCTGGAACCTCCAATACTCCAATGATGCGAGCGGCAACAACGCCTTCCAGATCATCAGTCTCCGCGGACGCTCCGCGCTCAACTCACTTGAGTACTGCTCGTGGCCGGTCACGCCGGCGTGGGCCGGGTACGGTGTGAATCGCTGGTTCGACTTCGAGATTCTCGGCGTGTCGAACGACTGGCTCTACGTCACGACCAACGTCTTCAACACAAGCACCCCGGCCGCTTTCCTGGGGAGCGAGGTCATCCGCATGAATCTGGACGACCTCGAAGACTGCGTGGACGCACGCGCCACCCGATGGAGCCGATCGGAGTACCACGTCCGCCCCGTGCAGGGTGCGGGCGCGGACATGTACTTCGGTGCGCTCGCCGACACCAACACGCTTCGGCTCATGCGTGTCGCCGACTCGTCGTCAACCCTCTCGTCATGGGACCGCGATGTGACGACCTTCGCGTCCGCGGGCGGGAGCGGCGTCACGTGCCCGTCGCCGGGTGGGGGTGACCCCTGCGGGCGCCTGCTCCCCGAGATCAACGCCGCGTATCGCAGTGGGTCGGAAGTGGGCCTGATGTGGACTCAAGGCAATAACGTGGCGGCCGGTCTGGCCATGCCGAGCACCCGCATCGCCCGGTTCCGCACCTCCGACATGGAACTCACCAACGAGCACACGATCTGGAACGATTCGTTCGCGTGGGCCCTTCCCGCCGTCACGGTGAATGGATCCGGCGACAAGGGCGGGACCATCCAGGCGATTGGTGGGACGCTGAACACTCAGACGCAGGGCTTCCTCATTGATGGCTATTCGTCCAGCTGGCAACCCCTGCCCAACGTGGGACTCAACGGCGGGACGAACGGCCCGTCGAACAACCGCTGGGGCGACTACTTCGGTGTCCAAGTCTTCCGTGGCTGCTCCGATACGTTCCTCGGTGCCTACGCCTACCTCAGCGGTGGCGGCGGGTCCGGATCGGCCGTGGGCGAGAGCGCGTGGTTCGGCCGCGAGGGTGAGGCCTGCCCCGATCTGCGCATCACCAGCGTCGTGCTTGGCATACCTCTTCGAAATCTCATCAGCGGCGGGGGTGCCATCTCCGTCGCCGACGTCACGCAGAACATCGGCTCCGGGAACATGCCGACGTCGGTCACGGCGTATTACCTGTCGCGCAACAACAGTATCGGGTCGAGCGACGAACGGATCGGCCAGCGCGCTATTCCCGCCGTCGCTGCTGGTGCATCGAACACGGGCACAGTCGCGGGCATCACCCTGCCCTCCGGGACCTTCGGAAAATATTACGTAATTGCCTGCGCCGATGATGGCGACCCGGTGGACGAGGTGAGTGACAGCAACAACTGTCAGGCCTCTAGGGCGTTTTCGGTGAAGATGAACGTCTCCGCGATGAGTGTCGTCTCAACCGCCGCGATTCGCAGCGTTTCCCAGACCAACCGCGTCGTTCTCCGTCGCGGAATCAGGCATCAGATCAAGGTGACGGGACTGGTCAAGGGAGGGAAAGCAGGCCGGCCAGTGGCATCGGTGTTCATCACGCGCAATCCGCAGTGGTCGCCGTCTGCGGTCAAGGTGGGCAGTGGTGTTACGGATCCCAGTCCCGTGAAGCAGCCATCGACCCGGACCCCGGGCGAATGGTCGTTCACGCTGGACGTGGCGGTGCGCATGCCGAGCCGACTCTCGCCGGGCACATACTTCGTCATCGCGTGCCTGGACGACCCCACGCCCATTACGTGCGGGGCACTCGACGCGCGTTTCACCGTCCCACCCGGGAAATCGGTGCCCGCCGTCCGGCCGTAAGTCATGTCTGCGATGCGGTGACCCCAGCGCCGCAGGACCACCCTTGCAGGTCCAGCGGTACCTCCTCCGTCATCACCGCAGTACCCGCCACAACCTCGTCGACCACGGCGACGGCACCCACAACGTCGAGTGGCGCGGGTCATCTCGCTGCCCGGGGGCGTGGGTACGGTTGGAGGAGAGCACAACGGCACGGCCACGGTGATGCCGGGCGACAGCCTGCGACTGCCGCACCGACCGGGCCCAAGGGGTGGGCACGACGATGGTGGTGAACGTGCGCACGGCCCCCGACAGTGCCGACAACGGCCGCGGCATCGCGACGTTCGACGAGCAGCAACTCTCGGCGGTGGGCGTCGATACGGCTACGCTGGCCGCATCTGGCGACCGTAGCTCAGATGGAGAGAGCACCGGACTTCTCATCCGACGGTCGGTGGTTCGAGTCCACCCGGGCGCGCTCGGCTTCCTGTGAGGGACGGCATGACGCGAGATCGACAGGGCGACCTGGCCGACCGCAGCGAACAAGTGCTCGCGCCGCGTGCGAGAAGCCCCGGCCCGTCGGTGTCGGGCGGGGCGGTTCGCATGCGCCGTGGGCGGCTCCCGACCGGCGGTACATCGCCATGTCGAGGAGGTCCGGTCCGCCAACGTGCCCATTGATGCCATGTGGGTAGGTGACGTGCTCGACCCGGCGTTCGATGCGGTCAGGCCCTCGGCGGTGATGCCACGGCTGTCGGGTCTGCCCGCCGGGCCCGTCGCAGGGACGGCCGCGATCGGCTCTACGAACGACGAGGCCGCGCGAGGGGGCCACGAGGGCACGGTCGTCGGCTCCGATCACCAGACCCCCGCCCGGGGCCGGCGGGGCCGGCCGTGGGTGGATGCACCGGGCGAGGCGCTGATGGACACCGTCGTGCCCACGACCGAAGGTCAGCCCAATGGACGCGGGCGTGCTGCCGCTGCTGGTCACGGTGGGGCTGGCCGACGCGTGTGACAATCACGGCGTGCGCGGCGTTGAGATCGCATGGCCCAACGACATCTTCGCCGGGGGCGGCAAAGTGGCGGGCAGCCTGTGCTAACTCGCGGCCGGCCACGAGCGGGTGATCGGGGCCGTCGCCGGAATGGGCATCAACCTCAGGCCGGTCCCGGACGTGTCAGATGCGCAGTGGGTGCCGAGATCGCTCGGGACGATCGGCCCACGCCCGCGTCGCGGCGACCGGCCGGCGGTAGTTCACATGGGCGGAACATGGCGGCAAGCGGGTGGTGGCCGCGTTCGCTCGGAGCGACCAACTGAGGGCCGCGCGCGTGACCCTAGGAGCGGCGCAGGGCAACGAGGTCGGTGTCGGCCGTGGCATCGACGAATGGAAACGCCTGCTCGTCGAAATCGATGGCCACATTTGGGCAATGGCCTCCGCCGGGTGGACCGGGATTAGGCGGTGCGGGCAGCGAACGCCGCGAAGCCCGCGGTCGAGTTCACCACGAGGTCGGCGGCATGACGGCGGGCTCCTAGACGGAGCACGCGAGCGGCATCCGGCCCCAGCACCTCCTCCGCTTCCCGCTGCATGGTCGGCTCGGCGAGCCACGTGTCCACCAACGCCTCATCCGCCTCGGGGTGGAACAGCACGCCCCACGCACTGCTCAAGCGGAATGCCTGGACTGGGGTCATCGCCGATCGAGCGAGCGCGGACGCACCATCCGGGAGCGTGAAGGCCTCACCGTGCCAGTGCAGGGCGACGGTCATCGGCGCGAGCGGCCCGAGTACCGGGTCGCGCGGGTCGGCGATCGACACCGGCAGCCAGCCGATCTCCCTGCGAGGCGCGGGGGACACCACCGCTCCCGCCGCACGGGCGATGACCTGCGCCCCCAGGCAGATTCCAAGGAGGGGGACTCCCGCAGAGATCGCCTGGCGCACCCAGTCGACCTCTGCGGCCAGCCCGGGTATGGCGTCGGCGTCATTGACGCTCATGGGGCCACCCATAATCACGGCGCCGCGTACCTCGGCCGGGCCGGGCAGCCGGCATCCGGGGTCGAGTGCGTCGGTACGAATGAGCGGAACATCCGCAAATGCGGCGAGCACGCGGTGCGGGCCCTCCCACGGGACGTGCTGAATCACCAGGAGCGGTCGCACCATGGGCGGAGCGTAGAGCGCCCGCCCCATATCCACCTCCCCCGGCACCCCCACCTCGTGCCGCCACTGCTGCGGCATCAGCGGCGCGGCCACCACCGCCTGGGCCACCCTCACCGCCGCCAAGTACGCGACCGGAGGATCGACCTGCTTGGCGCCCGAGGCGGCGACGGCAGTGGACGCCTGCACGACCGAGATTGAGTCCGGCGCATCCGCAAGGATCGAGGCGATCAAGGCCGCCTGCCGCTGCCCCCGGACGCCGGTAGGGCACCGTCTCTCGTGCCCCGGCCCCGGGGAGCACCGTCGTCGTGCGCGCAGCGAGCGACCACAGGGCGGGGCGGCTTCGCATCGACGAGGTCTCCCGACCGACCGCGAGGGCGAGGGCGAGGGCGAGGGCGATTGTCATCCGCACGCGTGCATGCCGAGCCGCCCGAGGAATCGTGGAGACTCAGTGTCCGACACCGATTCCTGCCGGATGGGCCGGATGGGCAGACGGATGATTGTTAAGTGTCAGACACCGATTCCTGACGATTCCCCGCACTGAGCCCGGTGCGGCTCCCGGTCCCCCACGAGAGCGATGCCGCGACGACCGCTAGGGGATGAGGTTGCCCTTCGGAGGGTTCCTCGTGACCAACGACTTGAACACTGCGAGCGATGGCTTAGCGGCACCGGCATCGGTGAGCAGACCGCCCGGCCAGTCTCGGTTGTCCTGGAGTTGGAACCACACCACCAACGGAATCCGGCTGGTCTTGATAATGGGCAGCGTGAAGATCTGCTTCATGAATGCCGCTTGCTTGGCAGGCGTCACCATCACCGAGCGATAGGGGGTCCACGCCGTGGTGTACGACGCCTCGGTGATGTAGATCTTCTTGGCGCGTCCACCCGGCAGGGTGTTGACGGCCGCGATGACCCGATTGAGCGTGGACCACGACGGCACCGCCCTGTTCACCGTCGCGGGTGCCGACGCCGGGTAGATGTGTTGGGAGTAGTGGCTCCCCGCCTTGAGTCCGGCCGTCTTCAGATCGCTGATCCAGTCCAGTGTTCCGCGACCCGACGTGTCGGACTTGCCCTTGGGGCCCGTGACGCCCGAGATGACTACAGCCCCGGGGTTGACCGCCTTGATGGCGGGAGTCGCGAGGTTGGCCATCTTCACGTATGCGGATGGGGAGACCGCCCGCCTCCCCACGTACTGGGGATAGAGATAGATCTGGAGGTTGGGCTCATTCCAGATCTCAAAGAACGTGACCTTGACCTGCCCCCACCCCGGAATGACGGTCTGGCCGTTGTAGCGAGTGGCCAGCGCCTGCATGAAGTCGGCGAAGGCCTGGGGGTTCGTCGGCGACAACGAGTTCCAGACCACACCGCGGATGCCCTGCGTACGCCCACCGGTGGCCCACGCCGGAGCGTTCCACACGGTGACGATCGGCTGGATCCCGGCTCCGACCAAGCCGCCGAGTACCGCATCGGCCCATTCCCAGACATAGGCGGGGTCGTTCGGATCGGTCGGGGTGGTGGGTACCGTGGGGGCGGCGGTGGCCCAGAACAGGTCGATGCGGGACACCTTCGTGCCCGTGGACTGGAGCATGGCGATTCGATCGGCCACGAGGTTCGCGGGTTGTACGGCGAGCCGATCATCCTGCAGGCCAATGGCAGCGCCCATGCCCATAGCGGGGATGGCCGCGCCAACAACGAGCGCCACGGCGATCACTCGAGGGGCACGGACTCTCACGACGGGTCTCCGGGTTCACACACGTGACCGAGGCTAGCAAGGCCCACCGCGCCGACAGCGAGGCCCGGGTGCGGTGGATCAGCCGCCGCGGCGCTCCGCGAAGAATGCGCGCAGCAGTTCGGCCGATTCCGCCGCCAGTACGCCCATGTCCACCGACACACGCGTCGGCAGGCGCGGATCGCGGAAGAGATCGAGCACACTTCCGGCGGCGCCCGACACGGGCTCGGATGCACCCACCACGACCCGCTCCGAACGGGCCTGCAGAATGGCCCCGGCACACATGGCGCAGGGTTCGAGCGTGACGTACACCGTGGCCCCGATCAGACGCCACCCGCCGAGGGCGATTGCCGCGTCCCGAATGGCGAGCACCTCGGCGTGGGCCGTCGGATCCTGCCGCAGTTCGCGCTCGTTGCACGCACTCGCGATGACCCGGCCATCCTTCACCACAACACACCCCACCGGAACATCACCGTGCGCGGGTGCCCTCCGGGCCTCATCCAGCGCCCGGCGCATCCAGCGCTCGTCATCGGGCCTCACGGACCCACCCTCCCCGCCGCGCGTACGGGCATACCCCGTCCGTCGAAGGCAACCGCATACCGGAGCGCCAGCACCGCCGGGTCGCGCGCGATGGTGTCGGCGGCGGCGCGGGCGGCGGGCATGTCCAGCCCAACAACGGCGAGGAGCGCGCCGTCCGACGGGCGGAGCCCGACCGGCACGAGCACCGCCACCGCCCGTGCACCAACCTCGGCGACCGGGGCGCCACCGCCGGGGGGCATGAGCACCACCGATCCACCCGAAATACCACCGGGCAGGCCGCGGGCACCGGGGTTACCGGCGATGGCCCGCCAGGCGGCATCACGAGCCGACAGCGAAACGTCGGTGCCGACCCGTGCGCGGAAGTCGGCGGCACCGGTGGTCAGACGGGCACCGGCCTCTCGAAGCGCTACGGTGAGCGGTGGGTCGGCCGCCACGACCGGATCGGTGCCGCCCGCGGCTCCGTGCACAAACGGTTCGGGCCACACGCCTACCACGCCGCGCACGCTCATCATCCCCGACCACGCCCGGTGGTCCCACCAGACCACATCACCGTCGTCGAGGACCACCTCGGCCGCCCCCACCGGCGATTCGATCCCGTTCGTGAAGAAGAACCAATCGGTACGCGGTGACGAGGTAGACGCGCGGCCGAGCATCGCCGCAACGAACCCGCCGCCGTAGGCGGTCTCCACGGGAGTGACATCGCGCAGATCGTCGAGCACGCTCTGCGCCGGTGCGACGCGCTCGTCGAGCAGCATCTCCGCACCGTGA from Thermoleophilia bacterium includes:
- a CDS encoding DUF4430 domain-containing protein; translated protein: MPCTMSRPRGVAGVAVALAALVVIGTGCSRRSEATGPADGQPAARVVVTADHGAEMLLDERVAPAQSVLDDLRDVTPVETAYGGGFVAAMLGRASTSSPRTDWFFFTNGIESPVGAAEVVLDDGDVVWWDHRAWSGMMSVRGVVGVWPEPFVHGAAGGTDPVVAADPPLTVALREAGARLTTGAADFRARVGTDVSLSARDAAWRAIAGNPGARGLPGGISGGSVVLMPPGGGAPVAEVGARAVAVLVPVGLRPSDGALLAVVGLDMPAARAAADTIARDPAVLALRYAVAFDGRGMPVRAAGRVGP
- a CDS encoding XRE family transcriptional regulator — protein: MSAQSEQSIGLLIGEALRARREESGLSLRAAAERANMSPAHLSEVERGIKEPSLGALQRIADVVGGGAGEIFLDLAIALGAAPARPARHPLGFAPDPREEIAWALERLHQQDLRTVAAFGAFLAAQTNTHTGGTTT
- a CDS encoding type 1 glutamine amidotransferase, with product MIASILADAPDSISVVQASTAVAASGAKQVDPPVAYLAAVRVAQAVVAAPLMPQQWRHEVGVPGEVDMGRALYAPPMVRPLLVIQHVPWEGPHRVLAAFADVPLIRTDALDPGCRLPGPAEVRGAVIMGGPMSVNDADAIPGLAAEVDWVRQAISAGVPLLGICLGAQVIARAAGAVVSPAPRREIGWLPVSIADPRDPVLGPLAPMTVALHWHGEAFTLPDGASALARSAMTPVQAFRLSSAWGVLFHPEADEALVDTWLAEPTMQREAEEVLGPDAARVLRLGARRHAADLVVNSTAGFAAFAARTA
- a CDS encoding DUF1015 domain-containing protein, with translation MPPAATVRGAEPSRRLPLKPAQSSPPVTPARAPGGRDAGINARQTPRSPTTVRGVPRPGTPRNPPPTRRRVGRCSGRVVPGYPEKPPCPAHRSGGNARLSRWGDPKRRHNSVRERPRTRPLVCGHVTDTFRGARVRPFRALVFDPVVAGEMQTLVAPPYDVIGPEYRDELASRNPWNVVGIDLPSIPYETVAATIAAWTASGVLRRHDDPVMIAWTQEFDLPNESHRTRRTLLAAVGAEPYESRIVRPHERTHAGPKEERLRLMTATKVQLSPVFGLYPDPDGVAWAAAAVDGPPEAEITDDEGTVHRLWTITDPERLARIEHVLTGCWILIADGHHRYETALKYREDRRAEDGDGDDERAYDSVLMGLTSLHDDGLVVLPTHRVLATWPEGAETYFDVTPLADDLNALQTALDATPAEHVAAGLVLPDRALLLTTPREGESAAERLDLAILERMLLIPAFGGDQAHLAHEGLLTYTKDSRDAWDQVRSGAAAAALIVRPIPTDQVAAVAEEGGIMPQKSTYFFPKLLTGIAFQPLAD
- the clpP gene encoding ATP-dependent Clp endopeptidase proteolytic subunit ClpP, whose protein sequence is MSPLIPMVIEQTARGERSFDIYSRLLNERIIFLGTPIDDQIANLIVAQLLHLESEDADKDISIYINSPGGSVYAGLAIYDTMNFIKPDVQTICCGIAMSMGALLLAGGTKGKRMALPNSRILIHQVLSGFSGQATDIEIHARETLNLRAQLDQILAKHTGKTEEQIHTDSERDRFFTALEATDYGLVDRVIESH
- a CDS encoding nucleoside deaminase, which codes for MRPDDERWMRRALDEARRAPAHGDVPVGCVVVKDGRVIASACNERELRQDPTAHAEVLAIRDAAIALGGWRLIGATVYVTLEPCAMCAGAILQARSERVVVGASEPVSGAAGSVLDLFRDPRLPTRVSVDMGVLAAESAELLRAFFAERRGG